A single genomic interval of Armigeres subalbatus isolate Guangzhou_Male chromosome 1, GZ_Asu_2, whole genome shotgun sequence harbors:
- the LOC134225931 gene encoding protein D2-like, whose amino-acid sequence MASELVRDFKNHKIVPDVIPVPPESLLQVTYPGDQKVNLGNILMPKQVKDIPLVQWAVEPKTFYTLCMTDPDAPSRTAPKFREWHHWLVVNIPGTDVERGEVLSEYIGAAPPKKTGLHRYVFLVYQQHGRLSCDEPRLSNRSSQGRGKFSIQKFTEKYQLGIPVAGNFFQAQFDDYVPKLYRQLGQFQNAF is encoded by the exons ATGGCATCAGAGTTGGTTCGTGATTTCAAGAATCACAAAATCGTACCGGATGTGATTCCGGTGCCACCGGAGTCGCTGCTGCAGGTGACCTACCCGGGCGACCAGAAGGTAAACCTTGGCAACATTCTGATGCCGAAGCAGGTCAAGGACATCCCGCTGGTACAGTGGGCAGTCGAGCCGAAGACCTTCTATACGCTGTGCATGACCGACCCGGACGCGCCGAGCCGGACCGCGCCAAAATTTCGCGAGTGGCACCATTGGCTGGTCGTCAACATTCCCGGGACGGATGTCGAGCGTGGTGAGGTTTTGTCGGAGTATATCGGGGCGGCGCCACCCAAGAAGACCGGACTGCACCGGTATGTGTTCCTGGTGTATCAGCAGCACGGGCGACTGAGCTGTGACGAACCGAGACTGTCCAATCG AAGTTCACAAGGACGGGGAAAGTTCTCGATACAGAAATTTACCGAAAAGTATCAGCTGGGAATCCCGGTGGCGGGTAACTTCTTCCAGGCGCAGTTCGATGACTATGTTCCCAAGTTGTATCGACAGTTGGGGCAGTTTCAGAATGCTTTTTAG